From Arthrobacter sp. FW306-2-2C-D06B, a single genomic window includes:
- a CDS encoding MBL fold metallo-hydrolase — MRYTLSYLLVGGSDVVIVDPGWDSDEGWWHLQDGLREAGFLVSDVNGIVATHYHSDHLGMATRLRNASGAWVAMGENEVCRPFTEGDKASQLMADRAQFALWGVPTDDLDEIAMNKERLSFMSKLANPDVRLVDGGFVPAAGLSLRVVATPGHSPGHICLIDEIRGLIFSGDHVLPRISPHIPYEVPGPVNPLGDYYDSLNLIGFEDEMEVCPAHEYRFIGMQTRVNQLVAHNNDRSREVLQVLAEHNPQTIWSIAQSLTWSRGWSSLRGISLRLAISETASHLAHLQAQGRDIKVSVREIVETPGFAS; from the coding sequence ATGCGTTACACCCTGAGCTATTTGCTTGTCGGAGGCAGCGATGTAGTGATCGTCGATCCAGGGTGGGACAGCGATGAAGGTTGGTGGCACCTGCAAGACGGACTGCGGGAGGCTGGCTTTCTTGTGAGCGACGTAAACGGCATAGTCGCCACTCATTACCATTCTGATCACCTAGGTATGGCGACCCGTCTCCGAAACGCCTCCGGCGCCTGGGTCGCCATGGGCGAAAACGAAGTGTGCCGGCCCTTTACCGAAGGAGACAAGGCCTCTCAATTGATGGCTGATCGCGCCCAGTTCGCGCTCTGGGGTGTTCCGACAGACGATCTCGATGAGATAGCCATGAACAAAGAACGGCTATCTTTCATGTCAAAATTGGCAAACCCGGATGTCCGACTCGTTGACGGAGGGTTCGTACCTGCTGCAGGCCTGAGTCTGCGCGTCGTTGCCACCCCCGGACATTCGCCCGGACACATCTGTCTAATAGATGAAATCCGTGGACTGATATTCAGTGGGGACCATGTGCTGCCCCGTATCTCCCCACATATTCCCTATGAAGTACCGGGACCGGTCAATCCCTTGGGTGACTACTACGATTCCCTGAATTTGATCGGGTTTGAGGACGAAATGGAAGTATGTCCTGCACACGAATACCGGTTTATCGGTATGCAAACGCGCGTGAACCAACTTGTGGCCCACAATAATGATCGCTCCAGGGAAGTTCTTCAGGTGCTCGCCGAGCACAACCCGCAGACTATATGGAGCATTGCGCAGAGCCTCACATGGTCCCGAGGCTGGAGCTCATTGCGCGGTATATCCCTCCGTCTCGCTATCTCCGAAACGGCAAGCCATTTGGCCCACCTGCAAGCGCAAGGTCGTGACATAAAAGTGTCTGTTCGGGAAATAGTGGAAACCCCCGGATTCGCTTCCTGA
- a CDS encoding FadR/GntR family transcriptional regulator: protein MADTTMPFSAMPIQRPRQQVQNQIKHAILEGSLRDGDRLPAETSLAQSFNVSRATIREALRSLIESGLLVKGPGTTSGLYVQSVDHNSLSRAVSERLSSVLDIGSVTPAEVSNFRDLLEVPSARLAAEHRTDENLAKLHEIIDQERSTTFDDPAIPELNAQFHSEIANASSNRVLAAFVSALHRTAHPLAFVHTDEQLGKESVAHHIQLYRAIKAQDPAGAADAMQGHLNYLREHAIANGRNELAHGVGQQPGTEPALSSDH from the coding sequence GTGGCGGACACCACGATGCCGTTTTCGGCGATGCCGATCCAGCGCCCGCGCCAGCAGGTCCAGAACCAGATCAAGCATGCCATCCTCGAGGGTTCACTTCGCGACGGAGACAGACTGCCCGCCGAAACTAGCTTGGCACAGTCCTTCAACGTCAGCCGGGCGACGATCAGGGAGGCTCTCAGGTCACTGATCGAAAGCGGTCTGCTGGTGAAAGGACCCGGAACGACGAGCGGCCTATACGTCCAATCTGTGGATCATAACTCTTTATCGCGCGCAGTCTCTGAGCGACTGTCCAGTGTTCTGGACATTGGATCAGTGACCCCGGCTGAGGTGTCAAACTTCCGCGACCTGCTAGAAGTACCCAGTGCACGGCTCGCGGCCGAACACCGGACAGACGAGAATCTCGCTAAGCTCCACGAGATCATTGATCAGGAGCGATCCACAACTTTCGACGATCCGGCCATCCCCGAACTTAACGCGCAGTTCCACTCCGAGATCGCCAACGCCTCGAGCAACCGCGTCCTCGCGGCATTCGTGTCCGCCTTGCACCGTACTGCACACCCTCTCGCGTTTGTTCACACGGATGAACAACTCGGAAAGGAATCTGTTGCCCACCACATCCAGCTGTACCGGGCCATCAAGGCCCAGGATCCGGCAGGTGCCGCTGACGCCATGCAAGGACATCTGAACTATCTGCGCGAACACGCCATCGCAAATGGCAGGAACGAGTTGGCGCACGGTGTTGGTCAACAGCCGGGCACGGAACCTGCACTCTCCTCAGACCATTAG